The Hordeum vulgare subsp. vulgare chromosome 7H, MorexV3_pseudomolecules_assembly, whole genome shotgun sequence DNA window ATGACAAGCAGAGCAATATAGAATAACTGATGAAATGTTGACAAGATGACATGCATTTGCATACTTTTGGTATAGAGGTAAACCACTTAACTTGCACCCAGTAGTAATAAAATCTCTGACGATATCATTATGTCCATTCAAGGAATGTTTCTCAATGACTGACAAGTGCCCCTTCAATTCAGGTCTAAGAGAACCCATTAAGACAATTTTGCCAATAGATGCATAAATATTCAAATTACATGGTTTGCTCTGAGGTAGTAGTTCTTAGATGGACAAGAAGTCTGCCGAATCATTTTTTATTCTTTCTTTCCAATTCTTCGACATCACCTGCAGTCAATATAGGAGTTTTATCCGTTACATAGTATagatttttaaaataaaatgttAATGTTACAACTTATCCAAGAAGATAAGTTAAATAATTATGATCTACTTCTATCAACAGAGAACTTATGGAGTGAAAAACATGAAAGCCTTGATTGTGTCGTTCGTCTATTAACATCAATGTAACATGTGAAATTGTGATATAAGATGGAAGTGAAGACACAGGAATGACATCCAAAGGATTTTGATTACCATCTTATTAACAAGCTCATTTTAATGAAAATCCATTGTTTGAACCTTTAAACGGAATGTAAGGGAAAAAAGAAAGAATTAAATATGTAGATTGCTACCTATCCCAATCAAACTAAAATCACAATGCCTTGGCAAATTTATACCTGCTGATGATTTTCTGCACGAGTACTTTTGGTGTGTACGATCCACTCTGACACTCTTCTTAATTTTGATCTTGTAGCATTCCCGAGTTTACAGTTAATTAAGAATTCATCAATTCCTAATAAAAGAGTCCATGTGTTTAGTTATCCAGTaatagttttttcttcttcttaaacACAACTATCTGCTGGAAAATAAATGTACATGCTAATATAAACATGAGGGAGAAGGGGTTGTTTGAATATATTTCCCACCTTTTTCCCATCAACAAAGCCCTTACACTGTTAGTCTAATGTATATTTTCCCAATTTTCTCGATAGCAAAGATGGCAAAAACATCATTGTAATTACTCCTGGGTCACCGCATTTTTAAGTACTACAACCAGGACAATGCCAGTAAAGACTAAAGAGCGGCAATGAATAAAACAAATGCAAAAGTCATACCTTCTGGTTGCACTAAATCTTTAGAGTTCATCAAAATTTGGACTGCAGACATCTGAGAAGCTCTTCCCTCCAAGCCATTTCTAAATTCTACTATCTTAATATCTGAAGAAAAAGAACGAGAATGTCTCACCACATGTTGTTTGCATGCACATAAGCTACATTTATAGGTTAAATCAGAAACAAGCTTACCTGATATGTTTGTTTCATAATTATGAGCATGGACGGACCAAGAAAACATCATATTATGAGGTTGTTTCATAATTTTATCTTGCTTACCTGATATGTTGATTACCAACACAACATATAATTTTTTTGAGGGAATCGCAACATATAACTTGGTTCCTTTGGGGATGAGGTGAGAGCACATCCATTAGAATAAGACAACCAAACCAATTGATTAAGGAGTTGGGGGTGGTCATGCTCTCGTTATCACTGGAACCCAGCCAAATATCGCAGGGAGATGCTCGCTCACACTATTCTCTTGTTCCACTATACATTAACAATCtttgaaaaaagaaagaaaagtccACCTCTTTCGGAGAATGGCAGCTCTCTAGAAACCAATACAAAAGGTTAAAACCCAATAGTTCAGTGGTTACAGTTGCAGACATACCAAGTGGGAGTCAAAATCTACCAGTATTTTCAATTCAATCAAGTTTGTGCTGGAATCATAACAAAACCGCTTTGCTGACCAGATGTGTACACGCAAAGTTATTTTTTGCAAAATAACATATATGGTGATTATTAATTCAGCTCAACAGAATTTGCCTAGATGCTTATACCAAAATAAATGCAAACACtgaaccatgaatacgaacattcaTCAGTGCAACGCAAAACACCATTACCTTGATTTCCCTCTCTGCCTCCTTCCGACGCCTCACGACGGCCTCGTCCTCGCCCTCCCTAACCACCACCTCCACAGGCTCCTCAaccgcctccttcgcctccgcccCCTTGAACACACTGAACCCCTACACAACATTTGCAGAACAACAAACCTAGCGGAAATCAAACCACCAACACAACAGCTCAAAGCACCAAGCAAGCAGGAACCGAAGACTCACCGGGCGCGGAGGCGGCCCCGTCGGcgcgcttcttcttcctcttgatcTTCTTCGCGTTGGCCTTGCTCTTGCTCTTGCGCTTCCGCTTCTTCTCCGGGCCCGGCGCCGCCACGTTGGGGGCCGCGGGGGCGGAGGACCGTGCGATGTCCCCCGCGAAGCGCTTGCGGTCGAAGCGGGTGCCGGCGAACATCGCCGACGAGAGGCTCGGCTTCTCCTCCATGGTTTGGGCTTGAGACGACGGCGggggcggaggaggcggaggggcgtGGGGGCCTTGGGGTTGGGCTGATCCGTCGGGGTGGGGGCCAACGCCGTCGCCGAAGACGGGGGAACCGGTGGTGTCTGtcgggggtggggggtggggggagTTGGGAGTTGGGAAGGGGGAGACGTGCGTGGGGATGGAATTATGGGCTGTTTTCTGGGACATGTGGtacgtgggggtgggggtggaacGATGTGTCCCATGTCGTACGAGGGGTGGGGATCGAGCTGGGAGGTCGAACCATAagcgaggtcgaaccatcacgacgacggcagatccccctttaatagtagagatatggTGATTTAATGGCCTTTTCATGATGTGATTGCTAACTAACCTATATTCATGTGAGAAAATTTCTGCGTTGGTGATTGCATGTATTATATTGTGCTAGAGTATCATATGGTGGCATTTCTTTTTCCACGTGATGGGAGGGTGCACGgggttgatttatttttattacatCGATTGCTGCTTAATTTGGAAAATTGTTGGCATAGTCAAAGTCGTAAACCAGATGAAAATTTCCGTGCGGCCATTTGACGTTGATGTCCGACTACTTTGCCCTCATGCCCTCTTCGCTAATAATTCTTCACCAACGGTTGCAGATGTAAAAAAAATATCTTCGATCATTTCTACCATGGGGTCCGGTCCTTTGATGATGACTTCATCTTTAAGAAGAACCTCATGGGAAGGATTGGGTTCCGCACTTACTAGGAATGCACGTTTGCATTACGGATGCTTGCATATGGCACAAGCGCTAATTCATGGAACGAGTACCACGGATGTGTGAGAGCACATGTGGAAATGCATGGTCAGATTTACAATTGTTGTGGTATTAGTGTTTGGACCTTGATACTTGAGAGAACCAAATGTCAGAGACACATAGAGACTCTTGGCAATCTCGGAAGCAAGAGGGTGGTCATGTTTTTCTCGGATCTCTTGACTCGATGCATTGGAAATGGAAGAACGACCTAAAAACTCTACAAGGGCAATATCAGGGCCATGTTAAGAAGCCCATGATCACTCTTGAAGTAGTTGCATCACATGATCTTTGGATTGGCATGATTATTTTTGGATACCCAATTCTCACAATCATATAAGTGTGCCACAACGATCACAATTGTTTACGAGACTTGCCGAAGGAAAAAACCTCCTCCTTGCCACTATATAGTCAATGGGCATGAGTACAACATGAGTTAGTATCTGGTTGACGGTGCCTATCCTTTGTGGGCTACCTTTCTCAACACCATCTCTAGCTCAATTGACTAGAAAAATGCTCAATTTGCTCAAAGACAAGAAGCAGCTAGAAAGAATGTTGAGAGGGCATTTGCAGTTCTGCGGCCACGTATTGCAACTATTCATGGACCGGCTAAATTATGAGATGCGGAGACTTTGTGCAAGGTGATGACATGTTGTGTGATCATGGACAACATGATCGTGGAGGGTGAGGGTGAGGATGTTGCCGCATCTTCTGAATTTGAGAACATGAATGACCGTATCGaacttcatgatcagaatgtggtCACATTTGAAGAGTTTGTTCAAATGCATCACCAAATCCGGCATCGAGCTACTCCAACTGAAGGAAGATTCTATCAAGAATCTGTGAACGATTAAAAGGAACACCGATGTTTGAATGTACTCTTTGAACTTATTTAAGTAGAAGTAGAACTACCGCTGCATTTGAATATTTGAACTATCTTACACCCCTAGTAACGCTCTATACAAAATATTATAACGTGGTATACAAAGTATAGTAATTTTTGTAAAGAATATAGTAAATTGCAAACTTGGATGGTAAAAAATATCTCACAATTACTACGTTCCATACACTATTTTATAAGATTTTATATACAGCGTTACTATGGACGTTGAATAAGCTATTCTACACGCATGTTTAGAATAGTATTATCATATACGTATATGCGGTTATTTGAGTGTGCGCGGGTGAAAAAATAATGAGGCGGGATGTATGCATGCAACATTGGATGATCGGCTCTTGTATTAGTGTTCACAAACTGGCCCTTGATCCACGAACAAATACCTAAGCATATTTACGGGTCAATCTTAAAGATGTAAGATGTTTCTACGTCCATATCAAGATAAATCTAAGATAAATATTATTTCATGGAGTAGTAGTATAGAAGTGGCACCACTCAAACAGAGTTTGAGTCATTTGCCATCTAGCGAGCATGACGTTAGGATGACCTGTGCTGACCTAGATAATTGGCAATGGTGACCACAAAACTGCTTTCCTGTCGCTTGCTCTTTTACTTTGTTAAGAGATGGATCTTGGGCTTTGATTAGCTTTTGCCGGCTACTACGTCTTTCCGTGTTTACCAGATCTCATTGTATTTTTTGTTAAATTTGGCTATATACTACTCCCTCGTATTAATATATATAAGATGTTTTTAAGATTGAACTAACTTAAAATGTATGTGCACTCCGCAGACTAGCAAAATGTTATTGCTTGCCATAAAATCTTATATTATTGTGTTCGTATTTAAATGTTAGTTTGCAATGATATTGTTTTCGTATGTAGAACATAGTACATTTTATTAGCTAAAACTGTAGTCAAATTAAGACCCAAAATAGGAGGGGCTAGACGGCTAGTAAACTATAACAGAGGTAGTAATTACTAGATGAAAAGATAAAAAAATCATGAAGAAATGATGCATAGTTAGAAGCTAGAGGAACTACTACTCTACACTAAGAaatgatatatatttttattatatatgttttttattaaaatggttaaattgatgacttagatataTGTGTCAAACTTGAGGGGGTACTGTTTCTTGCTCCGAAGAATCGTCGCCATGCAAGTGGTTTCCTTTTAGAAGCAGATGCAAGCAGTGCTAGGTGTGTGACCACAGCTGGacggtagtagtagtactagtaattGTTGAGAGTTGAGACATGCAATTATCATAATCAATGCTGGTCAGAAACCCACAGAGATTTGAAGATAAGGTTTTCCCTCGTCTCAATGGTGACCATGGATGACAGGCTAGCTTAAAACCATTCACCAAACCGGCCGCTCCCTCCGCCCCTAGTGTGAGCCAGCCAAGGAAGACAAAAAGCATGGTTTGGATCATCATTAGCTGGCTGGCTGGATGGACGGAGAGGTGTTTGTGAGTACAAATTGGCATTATCACCATTGTCTGGATCATTGTGATCATTGACCAAAGGACCATGTACGTGTAAGAAGTACTAGTGGCCATCGTCCCGGTCTTAAGCCCTGTCGAGCGGTGATAATCTAAGGTTTAATCACTTGCCATCCGGGGAGGGCAACGCCAAATAAAAGCGGGCCACTGTTAAACCACCATTGCAGCTGCAGGTGCACTAAATGACTGAGGCTACGACAACAACCATCTCCATGCTCTGCAAGAGCCCATTGTTTTATTTTTCACATGTGCTCTGCCACCACATAAAATCCAAGAGGATCATTTCCTCATTATTCCGAGAGGATCGACATGCAATGCGCGCATGATCGATGGATCGATCACTTGAAGCTGCCTTTTGGCCGCCCATGTCGATCGCACCAGGAATCCAAGCATCGCTTTTCATGATGAACgccatggacaaaacataaaggGGACTTCGGTCAGCTCAGCTCAGCTCACGCTTTCTTTCAACGCGTTCTTCTTTTTGGACGATGGTCCATACGTACACAAGACCACCACACATAAATTTGAACCCGGTAAATGTACTGCTACTCCTTTGTCTTAGTCTGGCTTAAGCACTTGCCATGGCATCGATCGGTCAATCTGCGGCCGTCCACGTCATGTCGCCCTCGAAGATCCAATGGCAGACCTCCGTCTTGCCGGGCTCGCCGCCGAGGAGGACGAACGCGCCATGGCTCGGGCTCCAGTCAGACGTGTCGAGGTGGCAGATGGCCACCCCGCGGTTGATCTTCCGGCCGCCGCCGGCGTCGGCGGCCATGATGTCGGCCTCGTACACCCGCGCCTTGGGCACCGAGTGGCAGTAGTACACCAGGTACGGGAACAGGCTCTGGTGGCACGACACGGCCCGCGCCGCCTTCCCGCCGGTGACGTCCCCCAGCCTGACCTCCGCGCCGCTGCCCGCCGTCGAGGCCGTGCTGCGCACCACGATGTCGTCCCCCAGCATCTCCACCGCGAAGTCCACGACGTCCTCCGCCGAGGTCGCGCACCGCTTGGTCTCGCCCCGGCTCGGCGCGCGCTCGCACTCCGCCACCGTCGACGCCACCGCCTTGCCCATCGCCGTGTCCGGCGGCGCCCCGAAGGCCTCCGACACGGCGCTCGCCTCGAACGGGATCTTCCTGGCGATGTCCCTCGGCAGGAACGCCCTCGGCGGCATCTTGTCCCGGATGTCCGGCATCGGCATTCGGTTCCCGGCCACCAGCTCCCTCTCCCTGAAGAACTTTCCCGGCTCCGGTGACCACTTCGTCGCATGCcgctgatgctgctgctgctcggATGTCGATGCCGTCGTCGACTCCGCCAACGTGTTGTGGTACTCCTTGAAGTCGACGCCGGTCTTGGCGTACGCCTTGAACGTGGTGTTGTCGCCGGCGTACGCCTTGAACCCGATCTCGTGGTTGCGGTTGGTGCCTTGGCCGTAGCCTTTGAAGCCGACGCTGCCGGCGTTGGCCGACCCGCCGTAGCTCTCGAACTCGGCGGCCCCGCCGTTGGCGCCCTTGGCGTAGGACGCGAAGCTGTCGTCCCCGACGTTGGACCCGTCGCGGTACCCCTTGAACGTGTCCACGCCGGCGTTGCCGCCGGCCCCGTAGCTCCGGAACGTGTTCTCTGGCACGTTCCCCTCCACGCCGTACCCCGTGAAGGTGTCGGTGGCGCCGTTGGCCGACTCGCCGTAGTTGGCGAAGCCGGAGCTGAGGGTGTTGGTGTCGTTGCCGTACGAGGTGAAGGTCTCCCGCAGGCTGTTGCCGCTCTTGCCGTAGCCGGAGAAGCTGCTCTCCCCGCTGTTGGCCTCCGGGGAGTAGGACGTGAACCCGCGGCTCCGCCCGTTGGCCCCGGCGTCGTAGTTGGTGAACCTGGACTCCGGCACGTTGGTGTTCGCGGCGTAGGAGGTGAAGGAGCCCGACCCGCCCGTGGCGCCGCCGGCGTAGGAGGTGAAGTTGGCAGTCACCACGTTGCCGTTGGCCTCGTAGGTGCTGAACGAGTCGGCGCGGGCCGACGAGTCCCGGCCGTAGCGGCGGAACGAGTCGCCGGCGATGTTGACGTCGGGGGAGTAGTTCTTGAACCCGTCggtgccggcgccggcgccggagccgtaGTTGGTGAAGTTGGCGTCCCTGTAGCCCGTGAACGGGCCCTTTCTTGCCGCCACATCAGATTCAGAGCCAGAGGACGACGGGCATAGCAGAGCAGCCTTGGAGCAGAGCGTGGGCAGGCGGGCGCGGATGTCGGGGAGCGACGAGGGGAAGGACGCGGCGTCGGCGGCGGGCAGCGGGGAGAGCTTGGAGACGAAGAAGGCCGGGTGGGGGCGGTTGTTGGGCACCTTGCGGTTCCAGTACCGGATGAAGGCCGCCTTCGCCGTGAACGGGTTCACCGACGCGGCGCCGGAGGCATTGCCAGGGGGCAGCAGGAGGAGGGCTAGGAGCAGGGCGGTGAGGACGGGGCGGGGTGGAGAGGCCATTGGAGGCCACAACGGAGATTTGGGGAgtggggtggtggtggcaggggaAGAGAGATTAATACTGTGAGTAGGAAGGAAGAGTGAGAGTGGGGATGGAGATGGAGGGAGGGAGTGTGAAAATGTGACTCGCAACGAGCGAGTTCGAATTGGATGGAGTACGGCAGCAATTGACATTTGGAATTTGAACAAATTTGCTTTCAAGAGAGGAGTGCATGAATGGCCCGGTGTGTTTCAGGTAAAAAGAATACTAATTTTGTGACCATAACTTTGTACTTTGCGGTTGCATAGGAGCACTATGTACCACGATAGTTTAGTTCGGTGCCGAGAATCATCTGCATAAGAGGAacggaaaaaataaaataataaaacatTACTCACAAGAGCAAACATCTGCCACAAGCTACTCCAATGTTGAAACTTCACTAAATTTTACACAAACATTACTCACAAGAGCATCTTTCATGCAAAAAAATAAAGATTTTTATTCTCTTTTCCAATTTTTGTGGAAGCCGTGGCAAAAAAAAATCAGTGCTCAAAAATTCTTTGCCACGCCTTCTAGGAATGCTATTCCATGATGAAAAATCTCCAACTCTTGGAATGCGTCTCAACATTTGTCAGAAAAAAATATATcagatttttaaaattttatttgattttactgttcacctAAGCTCAGTTGAGTTCAGGTTGAGAAACTCCGCATTGCATTTTCACACCTTTGCTTTTTTGAGGTTGTCTCTGGTGTTTGAACATTGAGGAGCTCGTGGCAAAACAGATTAAATCGGCTTCAAACAACGTTTTCTTTAGAGTTTGCCTTTTTTGCCACAAGCTACTCGAATGTTGAAACTTCACTAAATTTTACACGAACAGTACTCACAAGAGCTCTTCCATGCAGAAAAAAGATTTGTATTTTCTTTTTCCaatttatgtgattttactgTCCATCAGATTTGTGGAAGCCGCGGCAAAAAAAATAGTGCTCAAAAATTCTTTTGAAAGTAGCATTTTAGAGTTTCGTTTTTTTGCCACGCCTTCTAGGAATGCTATTCCATGATGAAATTTTTCAAACTCTTAAAATGTGTGTTAATGTTTGTCACCAAAAAATATcaaattttaattttatttttttgcttgATTTTACTGTTCAGCCCCATATATGGATTacgacccccccccccttctaaGGAGGAAATTTGGTATAATGTGATTTtatagatttttataaaaaggctTGATATATAATACTATTTAAAAATCAAAATTATTTCTGTTTGTAtagaaatagaaatgaaacctaaTCCTTGAACCCATTGGGCCAATACCCATATATCTCCGTCTATCTCTGGCAGGCGTGTGCAGAATAGCTAGCAACCCAGCCGAGAGTTAAAGTGAACTATAGGCAGTGCAGTTACTGCAGTATGCCATCTAGTAGTAGACTAACAGCACTAATGGTGATGTATCTGGTGCACCAGGGCAATTGGTGCTACCGGTGCACCGGACCACCGTTACACATTTTAAgatgtttgaaaaattcaaaaaaaaactttAGTGTATCTACACAATACCATTGCATGCTGTCACAAAAAAGAACAAATCAAAATTCGAAACATTGCTCAAGATATAAAAATGATAAATATATTTGGCATCAAAGTGTTAATGGGCCAAATCTGAAGCCCAATTTGTGTCGAATTTGTTATTTTTGTATCTCAATCAACGTTTCGAATATTGATTTGAATTTTTGTGATAACATACATTAATATTGTGTCAATGCACTAGATTTTTCACAGATTTTTTAAACATTTGTAAAATGTGTAACAGTGGTCCGGTGCACCGGTAGCACCAATTGCCCCGGTGCACCAGATACACTCCCCATTAGGAGTAGTGGTGCATCCACGAGGGTGAAGGAATAAAAACTATGGGAATAATATTAGTTTTCGAAATTCAAGCAAGTAAAGTGTTGCAGTTGAAACGACCAAATATGTGCATGCATGGTCCACCATTCGCCCGCCCAACTCATATTCCAAATTTGTCTGTCTCAACAACTAGTGTAAAGCTGTTTCTGCTCCTGCATCAACGCCGAAGCAGAGCGGGCTCTCCCGATGCAAGCCATGTATAATTCTGTTCCCAGTGCGCATGCAGGTGCCACGAAAGGAAAACGTAaacaagaaaaagagaagaaaaaaaacgtACTCCAACTGGAACTGAAACAGAAAAGGATGAGAGTCAAGCAAGCTGGATGATCGATCGACCGACCCGGAAAATTCAGCGCCGTACGCACGCACGGAATGCAGGTCCAAAACAAGAGTTTATGTAGCGATCGACCCATTCTGGTGTGCGTCGATCGTCGTACTTACTCCGGGCTCTCCTGCGCGTTCTCAGAAGAGAGAAGGTCTTGTTCTACCTGTCGCGCGCCCTTGCTTTGAattttgatgttgtttttgttttcaaTCTTGCAACGGAGAATGCCAAAATGGGGATGGACAAAGGCCAGTTTGAGTTTGGGGCTGAGCTGCATAGGTGCAATACTGGTACTGCATCCGTTTCCAGTGGCTACTGCCCACCTATCTTGCTCTGGATGGCGATGCCTGGTTTGGCCTCCGCCATTGCTGGCTCTGACAAGATCACAAGACCCGTACGTGGCAGCAAAAGGTTGAAGTTCGAATTCTAGACATCAAGGCAAAATAGATGTTTCTTCAATGAAGTGATGCGAGCCTCCTAACGCTTGATAGGTTTTGCAGCAATATGTTAGAATTGTTAAGCTTGCTTCCACATGAAGGTGTTTGGTTTATTGGCGAGATTGACCACCGTCAACATATTAACCAGGTGCAACTAGTCTGTCCACTTCACACAAGTGAGCACAAAATAAGTCCCCCAAAGCAGGACGTGCTTATGTGGTTTCTTGACAAGGATCAACCAGCATGCCTGAAAAGAACAAAGACGATAGACATACTACTCGTCAAGCAGCAAAGTCCTCTAAAAGAATCACAAATTTTCCTTAGTATAGCCAAGCAGCAAAGGCCTCCAAAAAATACTTAGAAAGCCCAAGGCCTCCATTGGCCCAAGAAAGCCAGTGAAGCAACTTGGCGGCCTAAAAACTGGCCTAAATCGGGCAAACTGACAAAATGATGAATACATTTGTGGATTCTGACCTAAATGCATGGGTGGATCGTGAGAGTTGATA harbors:
- the LOC123411909 gene encoding BURP domain-containing protein 12-like, yielding MASPPRPVLTALLLALLLLPPGNASGAASVNPFTAKAAFIRYWNRKVPNNRPHPAFFVSKLSPLPAADAASFPSSLPDIRARLPTLCSKAALLCPSSSGSESDVAARKGPFTGYRDANFTNYGSGAGAGTDGFKNYSPDVNIAGDSFRRYGRDSSARADSFSTYEANGNVVTANFTSYAGGATGGSGSFTSYAANTNVPESRFTNYDAGANGRSRGFTSYSPEANSGESSFSGYGKSGNSLRETFTSYGNDTNTLSSGFANYGESANGATDTFTGYGVEGNVPENTFRSYGAGGNAGVDTFKGYRDGSNVGDDSFASYAKGANGGAAEFESYGGSANAGSVGFKGYGQGTNRNHEIGFKAYAGDNTTFKAYAKTGVDFKEYHNTLAESTTASTSEQQQHQRHATKWSPEPGKFFRERELVAGNRMPMPDIRDKMPPRAFLPRDIARKIPFEASAVSEAFGAPPDTAMGKAVASTVAECERAPSRGETKRCATSAEDVVDFAVEMLGDDIVVRSTASTAGSGAEVRLGDVTGGKAARAVSCHQSLFPYLVYYCHSVPKARVYEADIMAADAGGGRKINRGVAICHLDTSDWSPSHGAFVLLGGEPGKTEVCHWIFEGDMTWTAAD